In Calonectris borealis chromosome 20, bCalBor7.hap1.2, whole genome shotgun sequence, a genomic segment contains:
- the LOC142090980 gene encoding nucleoside diphosphate kinase — protein MAANCERTFIAIKPDGVQRGLVGEIIKRFEQKGFRLVAMKFVHASEDLLKQHYIDLKDRPFYPGLVKYMNSGPVVAMVWEGLNVVKTGRVMLGETNPADSKPGTIRGDFCIQVGRNIIHGSDSVESAQKEINLWFKPAELIDFKSCAHDWIYE, from the exons ATGGCTGCCAACTGCGAGCGCACCTTCATCGCCATCAAGCCCGATGGGGTCCAgcgggggctggtgggggagatCATCAAGCGGTTCGAGCAGAAGGGCTTCCGGCTGGTGGCCATGAAGTTCGTGCAC GCCTCTGAAGACCTTCTGAAACAACATTACATTGACCTCAAAGACCGACCATTCTACCCTGGTTTGGTTAAATACATGAACTCCGGACCTGTTGTGGCCATG gTATGGGAAGGACTCAACGTGGTTAAAACTGGGAGGGTAATGCTAGGGGAAACAAACCCTGCAGACTCTAAGCCTGGTACCATCCGTGGTGACTTCTGCATTCAAGTAGGAAG AAACATCATTCACGGCAGTGACTCTGTAGAAAGTGCGCAGAAGGAGATCAACCTGTGGTTCAAACCTGCAGAGCTCATTGACTTCAAATCTTGTGCACATGATTGGATCTATGAGTGA
- the LOC142090979 gene encoding nucleoside diphosphate kinase-like isoform X2: MASISERTFIAIKPDGVQRGLVGEIIKRFEQKGFKLVAMKLIHASEDLLREHYIDLKDRPFYDGLVQYMHSGPVVAMVWEGLNVIKTGRVMLGETNPFDSKPGTIRGDLCIQVGRNIIHGSDSVESAETEINLWFTPEELVDYRSCAHEWIYD, encoded by the exons ATGGCTTCTATCTCCGAGCGCACGTTCATCGCCATCAAGCCTGACGGAGTCCAGCGGGGCCTGGTGGGAGAAATCATCAAACGGTTTGAACAGAAAGGATTCAAACTGGTGGCCATGAAATTAATACAT GCCTCTGAAGACCTTCTGAGAGAACACTACATTGACCTAAAAGACCGTCCGTTCTATGATGGTCTGGTACAGTATATGCACTCTGGACCTGTTGTAGCTATG gtgtggGAAGGTCTGAACGTGATTAAGACTGGAAGAGTGATGCTGGGGGAAACTAATCCATTCGATTCAAAGCCTGGCACTATTCGTGGTGACCTCTGCATTCAAGTTGGAAg GAACATCATTCATGGAAGTGATTCTGTAGAAAGTGCTGAGACAGAGATCAATTTATGGTTCACTCCTGAAGAACTGGTTGATTACAGAAGCTGTGCTCATGAATGGATCTATGATTAA
- the LOC142090979 gene encoding nucleoside diphosphate kinase A-like isoform X1 — protein MASISERTFIAIKPDGVQRGLVGEIIKRFEQKGFKLVAMKLIHASEDLLREHYIDLKDRPFYDGLVQYMHSGPVVAMVWEGLNVIKTGRVMLGETNPFDSKPGTIRGDLCIQVGRYILKLLISSKDTKCPVVCHDISNDICGNCAPSVSILCTELLFPCPYNAMT, from the exons ATGGCTTCTATCTCCGAGCGCACGTTCATCGCCATCAAGCCTGACGGAGTCCAGCGGGGCCTGGTGGGAGAAATCATCAAACGGTTTGAACAGAAAGGATTCAAACTGGTGGCCATGAAATTAATACAT GCCTCTGAAGACCTTCTGAGAGAACACTACATTGACCTAAAAGACCGTCCGTTCTATGATGGTCTGGTACAGTATATGCACTCTGGACCTGTTGTAGCTATG gtgtggGAAGGTCTGAACGTGATTAAGACTGGAAGAGTGATGCTGGGGGAAACTAATCCATTCGATTCAAAGCCTGGCACTATTCGTGGTGACCTCTGCATTCAAGTTGGAAggtatattttgaaattattgatATCATCTAAAGACACTAAATGTCCAGTGGTATGTCATGATATAAGTAATGATATATGTGGGAACTGTGCTCCATCCGTCTCTATCTTATGCACGGAGCTGCTGTTCCCGTGCCCATATAATGCTATGACCTAA